One genomic window of Tenacibaculum tangerinum includes the following:
- a CDS encoding IS1096 element passenger TnpR family protein: MYKVRVILDTKEDVIRTLMVNEKVSLENLHFDIAKAFGFDGQEMASFYRTDEDWNQGEEIPLFDMSEAGENLSMATCIIEETLPNKHDKLIYVYDFFQMWTFYVEVIEQTNEVLSETTLVLSVGTIPEKAPEKEFKAEDISKDIDDEIHDEFNDFESLDDFDFDNY; encoded by the coding sequence ATGTATAAAGTACGTGTAATTTTAGATACGAAAGAAGACGTAATAAGAACCCTGATGGTAAATGAAAAAGTTTCATTAGAAAACTTACATTTTGATATTGCAAAAGCGTTTGGTTTTGACGGACAAGAAATGGCATCTTTTTATCGTACCGATGAAGATTGGAATCAAGGGGAAGAAATACCATTGTTTGATATGTCTGAAGCAGGTGAAAACCTTTCTATGGCAACGTGTATTATAGAGGAAACCTTGCCCAATAAACACGATAAATTAATTTACGTGTATGATTTTTTTCAAATGTGGACGTTTTACGTAGAGGTAATAGAGCAAACAAATGAAGTGCTTTCTGAAACAACACTAGTGTTGTCTGTTGGAACAATTCCAGAAAAAGCACCTGAAAAAGAATTCAAAGCAGAAGATATTTCAAAAGATATAGACGATGAAATTCATGATGAGTTTAATGATTTTGAAAGCTTAGACGATTTTGACTTTGATAATTATTAA
- a CDS encoding L-threonylcarbamoyladenylate synthase produces the protein MAQFIKLYNDNPNPKEIEKIVKVLQNGGLIIYPTDTVYGLGCDITNTKALAKVAKIRKVKPEKANFSFVCNDLSHLSDYVKQIDTATYKILKRALPGPYTFVLPGSNSLPKAYKKRKTVGIRVPDNNIARAIVAALGNPIVSTSIHDEDEVLEYTTDPELIFEKWQNIVDIVVDGGYGGNYASTVIDLTTDEPEVIREGKGSLDIL, from the coding sequence ATGGCACAGTTTATAAAATTATATAACGACAATCCTAACCCGAAAGAGATTGAAAAAATTGTAAAGGTTTTACAAAATGGCGGGTTAATTATCTATCCAACAGATACTGTATACGGTTTAGGGTGTGATATTACCAATACTAAAGCTTTAGCAAAAGTGGCAAAAATTAGAAAGGTAAAACCAGAAAAAGCAAATTTTTCGTTTGTCTGTAATGATTTGAGTCACTTATCAGATTACGTAAAACAAATTGATACCGCTACGTACAAAATCTTAAAAAGAGCTTTACCAGGACCCTATACCTTTGTATTGCCAGGTAGTAATTCGCTTCCTAAAGCATATAAAAAACGTAAAACAGTGGGGATTCGTGTACCCGATAACAATATTGCAAGGGCCATAGTAGCGGCTTTAGGAAACCCGATTGTATCCACTTCAATTCACGATGAAGATGAAGTATTGGAATATACTACAGATCCTGAATTAATCTTCGAAAAGTGGCAAAATATTGTAGATATAGTAGTTGATGGTGGTTATGGAGGTAACTATGCATCTACTGTAATCGACCTAACCACTGACGAGCCTGAAGTAATTCGTGAAGGAAAAGGAAGTTTAGATATATTGTAA
- a CDS encoding PaaI family thioesterase, producing the protein MTKQESLTILNNYNKNTLMETLEIRFIDIGDDFITATMPVSPKVHQPYGILHGGATAALAESVGSCASAFFLKDSNKIIKGIELSINHLKSKREGEVFATAKAIHKGRTTHLWEVRIVDEADNLISLCKITNIILDKQ; encoded by the coding sequence ATGACAAAGCAAGAATCTCTTACTATCTTAAACAATTACAACAAGAACACACTGATGGAAACGTTGGAAATAAGGTTTATTGACATAGGAGATGATTTTATCACGGCTACAATGCCTGTTAGTCCAAAAGTGCATCAACCTTATGGAATATTACACGGCGGAGCTACTGCTGCTTTGGCAGAATCTGTAGGAAGTTGTGCTTCTGCTTTTTTCTTAAAAGACTCCAATAAAATTATTAAAGGAATCGAATTGAGTATTAATCATTTAAAAAGTAAGAGAGAGGGAGAAGTTTTTGCTACGGCCAAGGCTATTCACAAAGGTAGAACTACACATTTATGGGAAGTGCGAATTGTAGATGAAGCCGATAATTTAATTTCTCTTTGTAAGATTACCAATATTATTTTAGACAAGCAGTAG
- a CDS encoding chorismate-binding protein codes for MSIFSNIKEALAKQLPFVAYKQPNTSVIKGWFQKNNAVITSKDFSESGFIFAPFDDKEEAILIPENQSIYIEEEFTVNSSLTSNSDFISDNISKEEHVQLVEKGIAAIKNQQFKKVVLSRKEKVESPSFNIIETFQKLLNTYPTAFVYVWYHPKIGLWLGATPETLVRILENHFTTMALAGTQLYKETTKVTWQSKELEEQQFVTDYIVDRLSGICSEITTTKAETIKAGSLLHLRSVINGKLTTNPAYLIKTLHPTPAVCGLPLESSKQFILTNENYHRRFYTGFLGELNIGKESNLFVNLRCMEVINNAIYIYVGGGITKNSDPVKEWLETVAKTTTMKKVL; via the coding sequence TTGAGTATTTTTTCAAACATAAAAGAAGCTCTAGCAAAGCAACTCCCTTTTGTTGCTTACAAACAACCCAATACCTCTGTAATTAAAGGATGGTTTCAGAAAAATAATGCCGTGATTACCTCGAAAGACTTCAGTGAAAGTGGTTTTATTTTCGCTCCGTTTGACGATAAAGAAGAAGCTATCTTGATTCCTGAAAATCAATCAATCTATATTGAAGAAGAGTTTACTGTTAATAGCAGTTTAACAAGTAACTCAGATTTTATTTCTGACAATATTTCGAAAGAAGAACATGTTCAATTAGTGGAGAAAGGGATAGCAGCTATTAAAAATCAACAGTTTAAAAAGGTGGTACTCTCTAGAAAAGAAAAAGTTGAATCACCCAGTTTTAATATTATTGAAACTTTTCAAAAACTGCTGAATACGTATCCTACCGCTTTTGTGTATGTATGGTACCATCCAAAAATTGGTTTATGGTTAGGAGCTACTCCAGAAACATTGGTTCGTATTTTAGAAAATCATTTTACTACCATGGCCCTGGCTGGAACACAGCTATATAAAGAAACAACAAAGGTGACTTGGCAATCTAAAGAATTAGAAGAACAGCAATTTGTAACTGACTATATTGTGGATAGATTATCAGGTATTTGTTCGGAAATTACCACTACAAAAGCTGAAACAATCAAAGCAGGAAGCTTGTTACACTTACGTTCTGTTATTAATGGCAAACTAACAACGAACCCTGCTTATTTAATCAAAACCTTACACCCCACCCCAGCTGTATGTGGATTGCCTTTGGAATCGTCGAAGCAATTTATTTTGACTAACGAAAATTACCACAGAAGGTTTTACACTGGTTTTTTAGGGGAATTAAATATTGGTAAAGAAAGCAACCTTTTTGTTAACCTTCGCTGTATGGAAGTGATTAACAACGCCATATACATTTACGTAGGTGGAGGTATTACAAAAAATAGCGATCCAGTAAAAGAGTGGCTTGAAACAGTAGCTAAAACTACTACTATGAAGAAAGTTTTATAG
- a CDS encoding alpha/beta fold hydrolase: MYFLFWNFSTPKSDIKILEKFSGSAVIPQLTYESFRDFNYRKLSIVKDTTLPTIVFVHGTIGSSIDFIEYMKDSALLRNANMISYDRIGYNYRDKNAVQESIAFERDMLHAILQNLNPEKTIVVGYSYGGPIALALQKRVRSIVLLAPAVYSKVEPMPWLLNLYEWKLTRWLVPPIWQEASKEKLSHKHDLQLFENTWKSTPNNVVSIHGTKDRIVPFENSLFLEEQFPKSQFELISIPDAGHGFIWSKFDTIKHYLIKQLD, from the coding sequence TTGTATTTCTTATTTTGGAACTTTTCTACTCCCAAATCCGACATAAAAATACTTGAAAAATTTTCGGGTAGCGCTGTTATCCCTCAACTTACTTATGAAAGTTTTAGAGATTTTAACTACAGAAAACTCTCTATTGTAAAAGATACCACTTTACCTACCATTGTCTTCGTTCATGGCACAATAGGTTCTTCTATTGATTTTATTGAGTATATGAAAGACTCGGCATTACTTCGTAACGCAAACATGATTTCTTACGATCGTATTGGTTATAACTATCGTGATAAAAATGCTGTACAAGAAAGTATTGCCTTCGAACGCGACATGTTACACGCTATTTTACAGAATTTAAACCCTGAGAAAACAATCGTAGTAGGATATTCTTATGGAGGTCCTATTGCTTTAGCTCTACAAAAAAGAGTTCGAAGCATAGTTTTATTAGCCCCAGCAGTATACAGTAAAGTTGAACCGATGCCTTGGCTTTTAAATTTATACGAGTGGAAACTCACCAGATGGCTTGTTCCCCCAATTTGGCAAGAAGCAAGTAAAGAAAAATTATCTCATAAGCACGATTTACAGCTTTTTGAAAATACCTGGAAGAGCACCCCGAATAATGTAGTAAGTATTCACGGAACTAAAGACCGTATTGTTCCTTTTGAAAACTCGTTGTTTTTAGAAGAACAGTTTCCTAAAAGTCAGTTTGAATTAATTAGCATTCCAGATGCTGGTCACGGATTTATTTGGAGTAAATTTGACACGATTAAACACTATTTAATAAAACAATTAGATTGA